The following are encoded together in the Zingiber officinale cultivar Zhangliang chromosome 8A, Zo_v1.1, whole genome shotgun sequence genome:
- the LOC122009587 gene encoding alpha-1,3-arabinosyltransferase XAT2-like, with protein MAKAKAASRGEQQRLRSALLGGCFLLSVILLVVYTCYVVSFSGLTFWRSNRAVPPVADAKEKITEDKVASTPQEDVRHQEEKLPSNPFCDYSNRRNDYCEMKGDIRIHGNSSSIFVAISSTNTTKLQESWKLKPHPRKGDSRAMARVTEMSVKTISSHNGPVCAVHNSVPAIIFSTGGYMGNFFHDFTDILIPIFTTSQQFNGEVQLLISEILPWWNEKYKKLIQPLTNYEIIDFNQDQTVRCYPHVIVGLKFHKEMSIDPYASPYGLSMVDFGRHARKSLALERDTTIKLGPAQDKKPRLLIVARKFTRRFANVDEIVRKVEEYGFEPVVAEAKYHDLAEFAQIVNSCDVMLGVHGAGITNLVFLPTNAVVIQVIPLGGLEGISWIDFGLGTISMKMHYLQYTISLEESTLTEQYARGDPVLSDQKEAYRKHGWAHMIELYFFRQGVNLDMARFGSTLLHALELLRQQ; from the exons ATGGCCAAGGCGAAGGCTGCGAGCAGAGGAGAGCAGCAAAGGCTCCGGTCGGCACTCCTCGGAGGATGCTTCCTGCTCTCCGTCATCCTCCTCGTGGTCTACACTTGCTATGTCGTCTCCTTCTCCGGCT TGACCTTCTGGCGCTCAAATCGAGCGGTTCCTCCCGTTGCCGACGCAAAAGAAAAGATAACTGAAGATAAGGTAGCAAGTACCCCTCAGGAAG ATGTCAGGCACCAAGAAGAGAAATTACCAAGCAATCCTTTTTGTGATTATTCAAACAGAAGAAATGATTATTGTGAAATGAAGGGTGATATTAGGATCCATGGAAACTCTTCCTCCATTTTCGTTGCTATATCCTCCACTAATACTACCAAATTACAAGAATCATGGAAGTTAAAGCCTCATCCTCGGAAAGGAGATTCCAGAGCAATGGCTCGTGTCACAGAAATGTCAGTGAAAACTATATCCAGTCACAATGGTCCCGTATGTGCGGTACATAACTCAGTTCCAGCAATAATCTTCTCAACCGGCGGTTACATGGGCAACTTTTTTCACGATTTCACTGATATACTTATCCCTATCTTTACGACTTCCCAACAATTCAATGGAGAAGTTCAGCTTCTCATAAGTGAGATTCTCCCATGGTGGAATGAGAAGTACAAAAAGCTAATACAACCACTCACCAACTATGAAATCATTGACTTCAACCAGGACCAAACAGTTCGCTGCTATCCTCACGTTATTGTTGGTCTTAAATTCCACAAGGAGATGAGCATTGATCCCTATGCGTCTCCTTATGGTTTGTCAATGGTTGACTTTGGACGACATGCCAGGAAATCTCTTGCTCTGGAGCGTGATACAACAATTAAACTAGGACCAGCTCAAGATAAGAAGCCTAGACTTCTTATCGTTGCTAGGAAGTTTACAAGAAGATTTGCCAATGTCGACGAAATAGTGAGAAAGGTAGAAGAATATGGCTTTGAACCTGTTGTTGCGGAGGCAAAGTATCATGACTTGGCTGAATTTGCCCAAATAGTTAACTCATGTGATGTGATGCTGGGAGTTCATGGTGCTGGAATAACTAATCTCGTCTTCCTTCCAACTAATGCGGTCGTGATCCAAGTTATTCCCTTGGGTGGATTGGAAGGGATAAGTTGGATTGACTTTGGACTTGGTACCATAAGCATGAAGATGCACTATTTGCAGTATACTATAAGTCTCGAAGAGAGCACACTGACGGAGCAGTATGCGAGAGGTGATCCAGTGCTTTCGGATCAAAAGGAAGCTTACAGAAAACATGGGTGGGCTCATATGATTGAGTTGTACTTTTTCAGACAAGGCGTGAATCTTGATATGGCAAGGTTTGGCAGTACTTTATTGCATGCTCTCGAGCTTCTTCGTCAACAGTAA